One segment of Rosa chinensis cultivar Old Blush chromosome 6, RchiOBHm-V2, whole genome shotgun sequence DNA contains the following:
- the LOC112172554 gene encoding serine/arginine repetitive matrix protein 1, with the protein MADKRLSFRFRFPWRNSPRSKEEPEPRPTPKTQNPAQSTTTVAPERPPFRPAGKTPAKGSPSQAQRPQKTDLPPSRAAIESPKTQFPSRLSPSKNSHPTTQQSSPPSATSSQSQLLQEEAISQPQKPRRKIQIISETDSSAEDSTPKETTSHTHETSPKRVKVFASSDKSDSDTLNGDHKQLSESEAESKEHKEAEKVVQVPAVEEKTNDPGYTEPLQERVTQLPAAARDSGNQAKDPLGDALQAVQRKEKQEQVTELHAGATDPGNHTKDPLGVALQEDQQHEKQERVAELNAAATDSGNNTKDQLGVASQADQQHEKQEMVAELHTAATDSGNHTKDQLGDASQADQQHEKQERVAELHAAAKGSGNHTKDPPGAALQADQQQEKKENFDRKEMLATTSSDKKPIKTERSSSRVYIRKMVASTGERPPPNKEIREVDNLAIGQQMLDKPVGVVTLTGKNRGAVMLLSSEPEKREEPVHICHGYKLNPDDNEATTDGEVSNEEEIFEDQIFEGYQQYINSNVQSINNSIVCSSSVTERNPGVAVFSSNPPESIDSNKESDSLQTHKAQVIQTPADKLTHESTVRRRCLGGLFMESSDSEPDNPAKPRRHGCRYICRKESKETEIGVV; encoded by the coding sequence ATGGCAGACAAAAGGCTATCCTTTCGCTTCCGGTTCCCTTGGCGTAATAGTCCCCGTTCTAAAGAAGAACCAGAGCCACGCCCAACacctaaaacccaaaaccctgcCCAGTCAACCACCACAGTAGCCCCTGAGAGGCCACCATTTCGGCCAGCAGGAAAAACTCCGGCAAAGGGCTCTCCTTCGCAAGCTCAGAGGCCACAAAAAACTGATCTTCCACCATCTCGTGCAGCCATTGAGTCCCCAAAGACTCAATTCCCGTCTCGTTTATCTCCATCAAAGAACTCACATCCCACCACTCAACAAAGCTCTCCCCCATCAGCTACCTCGTCTCAATCTCAACTATTACAAGAGGAAGCAATATCTCAGCCACAGAAACCTCGACGAAAAATACAAATCATATCTGAAACTGATTCCAGTGCTGAGGACAGTACTCCTAAAGAAACAACCTCTCATACTCATGAAACTTCCCCTAAGCGTGTAAAGGTATTTGCTTCATCTGATAAATCAGATTCTGATACCCTCAATGGAGATCACAAGCAGCTTTCGGAATCAGAGGCAGAGTCAAAAGAGCACAAAGAAGCAGAGAAAGTAGTGCAGGTACCAGCAGTAGAAGAAAAGACCAATGATCCAGGTTACACAGAACCATTGCAAGAAAGGGTCACTCAACTTCCTGCTGCAGCAAGAGACTCGGGAAATCAGGCCAAAGACCCACTTGGAGATGCATTGCAAGCAGTCCAGCGAAAGGAGAAGCAAGAACAGGTCACTGAACTTCATgctggagcaacagacccaggaAATCACACCAAAGACCCGCTTGGAGTTGCATTGCAAGAAGATCAGCAACACGAGAAGCAAGAAAGGGTCGCTGAACTTAATGCTGCAGCAACAGACTCAGGAAATAACACCAAAGACCAACTTGGAGTTGCATCACAAGCAGATCAGCAACACGAGAAGCAAGAAATGGTCGCTGAACTTCATACTGCAGCAACAGACTCAGGAAATCACACCAAAGACCAACTTGGAGACGCATCGCAAGCAGATCAGCAACACGAGAAGCAAGAAAGGGTCGCTGAACTTCATGCTGCAGCAAAAGGCTCAGGAAATCACACCAAAGACCCACCTGGAGCTGCATTGCAAGCAGATCAGCAacaggagaagaaagaaaattttgacagaaaggAGATGCTGGCCACCACCAGCTCTGATAAGAAACCTATCAAAACTGAGAGGAGCTCCTCAAGGGTGTATATTCGAAAGATGGTTGCATCGACTGGGGAACGACCTCCCCCAAATAAAGAAATCAGGGAAGTTGATAACCTGGCCATCGGGCAGCAAATGCTTGATAAGCCAGTTGGTGTTGTGACCTTAACTGGCAAAAACAGAGGAGCAGTAATGCTCTTAAGCTCAGAACCAGAAAAACGAGAAGAACCAGTCCACATATGCCACGGTTACAAGCTCAATCCAGATGATAATGAAGCTACTACTGATGGAGAGGTAAGCAATGAGGAAGAAATTTTCGAGGACCAGATATTCGAAGGATATCAACAATACATCAACAGCAATGTCCAGAGCATCAATAACTCTATTGTGTGCAGTAGTTCTGTCACGGAAAGGAATCCAGGTGTTGCTGTTTTTTCTTCAAACCCACCAGAATCCATCGATTCAAATAAAGAATCAGATTCCCTCCAAACACACAAGGCTCAAGTCATCCAAACTCCTGCTGATAAGCTTACTCATGAATCCACTGTAAGACGGCGATGCCTTGGAGGGTTATTCATGGAATCCAGTGACTCAGAACCAGATAATCCCGCCAAGCCTCGACGTCATGGCTGCCGCTATATTTGCAGGAAGGAAAGCAAGGAAACAGAGATTGGTGTTGTCTAA
- the LOC112172555 gene encoding tubby-like F-box protein 5 — protein sequence MSLKSIIRDLWIIRDEMRKKKKPKPGGAERKQMRRRRTKAYIAPEQPFSLPSTVPQSQWADMPPELLHDIIQRVEEAEISWPARRDVVACASVCRSWREITKDIVKTPEQCGLLTFPISLKQPGPRDSLIQCFIQRERETSTYRLFLGLSPALSGDMSKLLLTARKIRRATSTEFVISLAADDFSRASNTYVGKLRSNFLGSKFTIYDSQPPHGAPIQTNQKSHKKMNSKHAISRIPTGSYNVATVSYELNILRTRGPRRMQCIMQSIPISAVQEGGVAPTPTDLKDCLNQQTSLSPVSQGKKLLDNLSCGSPRLDLEHDDMSDPLILKNKAPRWHEQLQCWCLNFRGRVTVASVKNFQLVAAAEPSQNVSAAEQEKVILQFGKIGKDIFTMDYRYPLSTFQAFAICLSCFDTKPACE from the exons ATGTCATTGAAAAGCATAATCCGCGATCTCTGGATCATAAGAGAtgagatgaggaagaagaagaagcccaaGCCTGGAGGGGCAGAGAGAAAGCAGATGCGTCGTCGCCGAACCAAAGCATATATTGCACCTGAACAGCCATTTTCATTGCCATCAACTGTGCCGCAGAGTCAATGGGCAGACATGCCTCCTGAGTTGCTTCATGACATAATCCAACGCGTGGAAGAAGCCGAGATCTCCTGGCCTGCTCGGAGGGATGTCGTTGCTTGTGCTTCGGTTTGCAGATCATGGAGGGAGATTACAAAGGACATTGTCAAGACTCCGGAGCAATGTGGCTTGCTTACCTTCCCCATCTCACTGAagcag CCGGGGCCGAGAGATTCTCTGATCCAGTGCTTTATTCAGAGGGAAAGAGAAACTTCCACATATCGCCTGTTTCTTGGTCTAAGCCCTG CTCTCTCCGGGGACATGAGTAAGCTACTGTTGACAGCAAGGAAAATTAGACGGGCAACAAGTACAGAGTTTGTGATTTCCTTGGCTGCAGATGATTTCTCTCGAGCAAGCAATACTTATGTCGGAAAACTAAG GTCTAATTTTCTGGGATCCAAGTTTACCATCTATGATAGTCAGCCTCCACATGGCGCTCCAATCCAAACTAATCAGAAGTCACATAAAAAAATGAATTCAAAGCATGCAATTTCAAGGATACCTACCGGTAGTTATAATGTTGCTACGGTATCTTATGAGCTCAATATCCTTCGAACAAGGGGACCAAGAAGAATGCAGTGCATCATGCAATCAATCCCCATCTCAGCAGTTCAGGAAGGGGGTGTTGCGCCTACTCCAACTGATTTAAAAGATTGTCTAAATCAGCAAACCTCCCTGTCGCCAGTTTCACAAGGAAAGAAGCTGCTTGATAATTTGAGCTGTGGTAGCCCCAGACTGGATCTGGAGCATGATGACATGAGTGACCCGCTCATTTTGAAAAACAAagctcctagatggcatgagcaGCTGCAGTGTTGGTGTCTAAATTTTAGGGGCCGTGTTACAGTGGCTTCGGTAAAGAATTTCCAATTGGTGGCTGCTGCAGAGCCTTCCCAGAATGTCTCAGCGGCTGAACAAGAGAAAGTAATACTGCAATTCGGGAAAATTGGTAAAGACATTTTCACAATGGATTATCGATACCCTCTCTCTACTTTCCAAGCCTTCGCAATTTGCTTAAGCTGCTTTGACACAAAACCAGCCTGTGAATGA
- the LOC112174689 gene encoding uncharacterized protein LOC112174689 codes for MGSLMPGWKSKSDIYKRNHSLTNEEIEAFWRSNKKPNEKQHIIDGDTIICEEKAATVSKSGKKFEKSSSMPLARTKLEQDQKYFMHGETETMASTTDKLVDNNGWWTRSNWAFLNEPPPSEGASKTSYASQFHVASSSGGVDGIST; via the exons ATGGGTTCACTAATGCCAGGATGGAAATCAAAGTCAG ATATATACAAGAGGAATCATTCACTTACAAATGAGGAGATTGAAGCCTTCTGGAGATCAAATAAGAAACCAAACGAGAAACAACATATCATCGATGGTGATACCATCATCTGTGAG GAAAAGGCCGCTACGGTTAGTAAGTCCggcaaaaaatttgaaaaatcaaGCTCTATGCCTCTGGCTAGAACCAAACTTGAGCAGGATCAGAAATACTTCATGCACGGTGAGACTGAAACCATGGCCAGCACCACTGACAAACTCGTAGATAACAACGGCTG GTGGACTAGGAGCAACTGGGCATTTCTGAATGAACCGCCTCCATCTGAAGGCGCTTCTAAAACTAGTTACGCATCACAGTTTCACGTAGCCAGCTCCTCCGGCGGGGTCGACGGAATTAGTACTTAA